The DNA window CACAGCAGGGGGATGAGCGACAGGGCCGACGCCAAGGCCGAGACCACGCCTGCGGCGATGAGGCCGCGCGTCCAATCCGGCTTCTGCACCAGCGTCAGGATCGCCAGGATCGAGGCGCCGGTGACGAGCAGTGCTCCGACCACCGCAACCACCACCCGGCGAGCCGTCGCCCGCGGCATGGCCGGCGATTGCCCGGCGGTGACGAAGGCGAACATACTGGTCAGACTCGGCATTCGGCGGTTCCGAATCACATCATCTTCCGGGCGGCCTTGATCAGGCTCCAAAGGCCGCTGGTGAACCCGAGGGCACAACCCGCGATCAGTAGCCACGGCCCGGTCGCGAACTTCTTATCCAGCCACCAGCCGAGCCATGCGAACAACCCGAAGGCGACGATAAACTCGATCCCGACACCCGCCAGCCGATGCCAGGTCGCCAATTCTTCCGACGACTGCTGGCTCTCGCGGTGCGGGTCTGGCGTCGCCTTTAACAGGTCGTCGGCGTGAGCGCCGGCGTCTTTTTTTTCTGATTCAGGAGGCCGCGGTGACTCCGCCATACCGCCTCCGCCGTCTTCCCACGAGCCCGTTATCACTCGTTTTTGCAGTGAAAACACCGACTTCGTGAAATTTCGCACAAAGTTACGCGCAACCCATCGACCGTGCAAGTCACGTCGGGCAAAAACACCGCCCGCTCCGGTCAAGGGGGCGACAGAGTAGTGGCGGGTAGGGGAGAGGTCAAGGCGACATCTCTTCATGAACATTTCGCTTCATTCTCAGTGACCCAAACAAACCGACTTAGCAACATATTGGAATGGATGGAGGCAGTAGTCAGGGTGACTTGGAAACACCGAGTCGCAGTTTTCTGCCTTCTGACTACTGACTACTGACTACTGACTACTGACTACTGACTACTGACTACTGACTACTGACGACTGACGACTACCGCCTACCGCATGCGATTCACTACACTCTGCCCGATGCCGGGTCCGCGGTCACTTCTTGTATTGCTCCTCTTCTGCGCCACCGGGGTCTTTCTGACCGGAATCCAGTGGGGTCTGCCCTCGCGCGATGCCGACCGGTATCTCTTTGGCGACAAGACGCCTTGGACCGGTCCGCAGGTGCAGATGCTCGCCGATCTGGGGTCGGCAACGCCATGGGACGATCCCAGCCGGGGCGCGGACGTTGACGCCAATCCGCTTCGAAAGGCGTTGCAGCTGCGCAAGCAGATCGACCTCCACGCCGCGACGATCTCGACCTCTCAGCCCGCCTCGCAACCGTCCACCGAGTCGTCCACCGAGTCGCCCGCGACCGTTCCCGTCCGATCGGGCGATGCCCCTCAATCGACGGCGGCTGTCGTGGAGTCTCAGGTCGAATCGGGCGGAATCGTCGTCAATTCCACCGACTCGGCCCGCGCCGAGATCGTCCGTCGATACCGGCTCTTCTCCCATCAGCCCGACGAGTTCATCACCTTCGCCGCGCTGGCCAAAATGCGCCCGGCGAACTTCGACTTCGACCCGCGCCTTTACCAGTACGGCGGCCTTTGGGTCTACCCCGTGGGCCTGCTGCTGAAAGTCGCTTCGGTCGTGGGGTACGTCGATCTCCGCGGCGGCGGCGGGGGACTGAGCTACTACCTCGATCACCCAGACGCCTTCGGCCGGTTTTATGTCGTCGCCCGTTTGTATAGCGCGTTCTGGGGCGTCATCGGGGCCTGGGCGCTGTTTGCGATCGTTCGCCGGATTACCGCCAGCCAGTGGGCCGCGTTTGCTGCCGGTCTGCTCTTTGTCATCATGCCCGTCGTCGTCAACGCCGCTCATGAAGCCAAGCCCCACCTGGCCGGGTTCACCCTCACGCTGCTGGCGGTGCTCGCCGCGGCGAGCTACGTGGAAACCGGCAAACTCTCGCACGCGATCGGCACCGGCGTCGTCTGCGGCCTGGCACTGGGCATGGTGCTATCAGCATTGCCGGTCTTCGCAATCCTGCCGCTGATGGTCCTGCTCCGGCCGATGTCCTGGGGCGACCGCGGCCGGGTCGCCATCTTCGCCGGGCTCGTCGGTCTGCTG is part of the Humisphaera borealis genome and encodes:
- a CDS encoding AtpZ/AtpI family protein; this encodes MAESPRPPESEKKDAGAHADDLLKATPDPHRESQQSSEELATWHRLAGVGIEFIVAFGLFAWLGWWLDKKFATGPWLLIAGCALGFTSGLWSLIKAARKMM
- a CDS encoding ArnT family glycosyltransferase; the encoded protein is MRFTTLCPMPGPRSLLVLLLFCATGVFLTGIQWGLPSRDADRYLFGDKTPWTGPQVQMLADLGSATPWDDPSRGADVDANPLRKALQLRKQIDLHAATISTSQPASQPSTESSTESPATVPVRSGDAPQSTAAVVESQVESGGIVVNSTDSARAEIVRRYRLFSHQPDEFITFAALAKMRPANFDFDPRLYQYGGLWVYPVGLLLKVASVVGYVDLRGGGGGLSYYLDHPDAFGRFYVVARLYSAFWGVIGAWALFAIVRRITASQWAAFAAGLLFVIMPVVVNAAHEAKPHLAGFTLTLLAVLAAASYVETGKLSHAIGTGVVCGLALGMVLSALPVFAILPLMVLLRPMSWGDRGRVAIFAGLVGLLAYALTNPYVAVHLLRGGGALQSNLGNSKAFYDIHSPVEGVINVARLIIVGTSPALAIAGALGTVILGVRAVRTRRETSPQAVRRRAHGLLLAGPAILTAIQWSLVGAGKPGEFGRFLLTTDVFLAVEAVVLIQTYARNKIAASLLFSVVAVQTSLRGTSYIAGFVRDSGAPTSRDLAAEQIDQASKSGARRIVLAAEPAPYAIPPMNLWAWEMVVPPSGQTAASVARPGDRVVEALEGQTPISWADKPIDVRTAK